Proteins from a single region of Syngnathus typhle isolate RoL2023-S1 ecotype Sweden linkage group LG10, RoL_Styp_1.0, whole genome shotgun sequence:
- the LOC133160536 gene encoding pleckstrin homology-like domain family B member 3 isoform X2: MPQSNTESPRSQRCNGPRPLWITRVAGSPASSGAESDTESSSTESEKSCVKRIEVGSPRVVSSPSKLHQRIAELDQQKEELKIELQLEIALLRGELRTEKTQLLGHTRKLQELRELREPARTRPSTAQSRQTERQRLEEERLRVQELRRKCEGTLELIPSQPESQRERLALQLQHDKEAMEAAVRAFEDWEFRVLEQESGVDGGEEDQGSDEERRAALEKDISCQLLAVSAAQERVQLLETQLTDMEGEKERELEALTKQKRDLMHSDHMVAQEKKSVANCSDVSGSAPCVMSLSPLSVHKPCREPCKDAAAGTLPRRRSLHRSSGRLKDRPLSAQGLVRTLPGSGRPPEGYASPLASPPPHNGHVATQRADSGCEPCDGTASSRAASPCLTDLVEMERKLREAKAQRERLLKEREERRQREVNSPRPQPAEADSPHRPEPEPQEKQIRSQLNSPERLPLSLSPDFDLRAHVESLGHGVSACNDLRLTSRRCAGFLTKRGGRVKTWKKRWFLFDVDHRRLAYYTDCDERKLKGVIYFQAVEEVYYDHLRTAASAPRPSLTFCVKTYDRLFFLVASNAVAMRIWMDVIVTATDEHSRY, encoded by the exons ATGCCTCAAAGCAACACGGAGAGTCCCCGAAGTCAGCGTTGCAATGGGCCGCGTCCTCTGTGGATCACACGTGTGGCCGGTAGCCCCGCCTCCTCAGGGGCGGAGTCAGACACTGAGAGCAGCAGCACAGAGAGCGAGAAG TCTTGCGTTAAAAGGATCGAGGTGGGCTCGCCCAGGGTGGTGTCGTCGCCCTCTAAGCTCCATCAGCGAATCGCAGAACTTGACCAACAGAAGGAAGAGCTCAAGATTGAG CTGCAGCTGGAGATTGCCCTGCTGCGAGGCGAGCTGCGGACGGAGAAGACGCAGCTGCTCGGCCACACGCGCAAGCTGCAGGAGCTGCGGGAGCTGCGGGAGCCAGCTCGGACGAGGCCTTCCACCGCCCAAAGTCGGCAAACG GAGCGCCAGCGTCTGGAGGAGGAGAGGCTGCGGGTTCAGGAGCTGAGGAGGAAGTGCGAGGGGACGCTGGAGTTGATCCCGAGTCAGCCGGAGAGTCAGAGGGAGCGACTCGCGCTTCAGCTGCAGCAC GACAAAGAGGCGATGGAGGCGGCCGTGCGGGCCTTCGAGGACTGGGAGTTTCGTGTTCTGGAGCAGGAAAGCGGCGTGGACGGGGGCGAGGAAGACCAGGGCAGCGATGAAGAGAGAAGAGCCGCCTTGGAGAAGGACATCTCCTGCCAGCTGCTCGCCGTCAGCGCAGCACAG GAGCGAGTGCAGCTGCTGGAGACGCAGCTGACGGACATGGAGGGCGAGAAGGAGCGAGAGCTGGAAGCCTTAACCAAGCAGAAGCGAGACCTCATGCACTCCGATCACATG GTCGCCCAGGAGAAGAAGTCCGTCGCCAATTGCTCGGACGTCAGCGGCTCCGCCCCCTGCGTGATGTCGCTGTCACCTTTAAGCGTTCACAAGCCTTGTCGG GAGCCGTGCAAGGATGCCGCCGCCGGCACTCTTCCCCGTCGACGGAGTTTGCACCGCAGTAGCGGCAGACTAAAGGATCGGCCTCTTTCGGCCCAGG GCCTGGTGAGGACGCTCCCGGGCAGCGGGCGTCCTCCGGAAGGGTACGCCTCCCCCCTGGCCTCTCCTCCGCCCCACAACGGCCACGTGGCGACGCAGCGAGCCGACAGCGGCTGCGAGCCTTGCGACGGCACGGCAAGCTCTCGTGCCGCCAG TCCGTGTCTGACGGATCTGGTGGAGATGGAGCGCAAGTTGCGGGAAGCCAAAGCACAACGGGAGAGGCTGCTTAAAGAGAGa GAGGAGCGAAGACAGCGGGAGGTCAACTCGCCCAGACCCCAACCAGCAGAAGCAGACAGCCCGCACAGGCCAGAACCAGAACCACAGGAGAAGCAAATCAGATCTCAGCTGAACTCTCCCGAG CGGCTGCCTCTGTCCCTGTCCCCGGACTTTGACCTGCGCGCCCACGTGGAGTCTTTGGGTCACGGGGTGTCGGCCTGCAACGACCTGCGCCTGACGTCTCGCCGCTGCGCCGGCTTCCTCACCAAGCGAGGCGGCCGCGTCAAGACTTGGAAGAAGAGGTGGTTCCTCTTCGACGTGGACCACCGGAGGCTGGCCTACTACACGG ATTGTGACGAGAGGAAGCTGAAGGGCGTCATCTACTTCCAGGCCGTGGAGGAGGTTTACTACGACCACCTGCGCACGGCCGCCTCG GCGCCTCGGCCCAGCCTGACGTTCTGCGTCAAGACGTACGACCGCCTCTTCTTCCTGGTGGCATCCAACGCCGTCGCCATGAGGATCTGGATGGACGTTATCGTCACGGCCACCGACGAGCACAGCCGCTATTGA
- the LOC133160536 gene encoding pleckstrin homology-like domain family B member 3 isoform X1 — MPQSNTESPRSQRCNGPRPLWITRVAGSPASSGAESDTESSSTESEKSCVKRIEVGSPRVVSSPSKLHQRIAELDQQKEELKIELQLEIALLRGELRTEKTQLLGHTRKLQELRELREPARTRPSTAQSRQTQERQRLEEERLRVQELRRKCEGTLELIPSQPESQRERLALQLQHDKEAMEAAVRAFEDWEFRVLEQESGVDGGEEDQGSDEERRAALEKDISCQLLAVSAAQERVQLLETQLTDMEGEKERELEALTKQKRDLMHSDHMVAQEKKSVANCSDVSGSAPCVMSLSPLSVHKPCREPCKDAAAGTLPRRRSLHRSSGRLKDRPLSAQGLVRTLPGSGRPPEGYASPLASPPPHNGHVATQRADSGCEPCDGTASSRAASPCLTDLVEMERKLREAKAQRERLLKEREERRQREVNSPRPQPAEADSPHRPEPEPQEKQIRSQLNSPERLPLSLSPDFDLRAHVESLGHGVSACNDLRLTSRRCAGFLTKRGGRVKTWKKRWFLFDVDHRRLAYYTDCDERKLKGVIYFQAVEEVYYDHLRTAASAPRPSLTFCVKTYDRLFFLVASNAVAMRIWMDVIVTATDEHSRY; from the exons ATGCCTCAAAGCAACACGGAGAGTCCCCGAAGTCAGCGTTGCAATGGGCCGCGTCCTCTGTGGATCACACGTGTGGCCGGTAGCCCCGCCTCCTCAGGGGCGGAGTCAGACACTGAGAGCAGCAGCACAGAGAGCGAGAAG TCTTGCGTTAAAAGGATCGAGGTGGGCTCGCCCAGGGTGGTGTCGTCGCCCTCTAAGCTCCATCAGCGAATCGCAGAACTTGACCAACAGAAGGAAGAGCTCAAGATTGAG CTGCAGCTGGAGATTGCCCTGCTGCGAGGCGAGCTGCGGACGGAGAAGACGCAGCTGCTCGGCCACACGCGCAAGCTGCAGGAGCTGCGGGAGCTGCGGGAGCCAGCTCGGACGAGGCCTTCCACCGCCCAAAGTCGGCAAACG CAGGAGCGCCAGCGTCTGGAGGAGGAGAGGCTGCGGGTTCAGGAGCTGAGGAGGAAGTGCGAGGGGACGCTGGAGTTGATCCCGAGTCAGCCGGAGAGTCAGAGGGAGCGACTCGCGCTTCAGCTGCAGCAC GACAAAGAGGCGATGGAGGCGGCCGTGCGGGCCTTCGAGGACTGGGAGTTTCGTGTTCTGGAGCAGGAAAGCGGCGTGGACGGGGGCGAGGAAGACCAGGGCAGCGATGAAGAGAGAAGAGCCGCCTTGGAGAAGGACATCTCCTGCCAGCTGCTCGCCGTCAGCGCAGCACAG GAGCGAGTGCAGCTGCTGGAGACGCAGCTGACGGACATGGAGGGCGAGAAGGAGCGAGAGCTGGAAGCCTTAACCAAGCAGAAGCGAGACCTCATGCACTCCGATCACATG GTCGCCCAGGAGAAGAAGTCCGTCGCCAATTGCTCGGACGTCAGCGGCTCCGCCCCCTGCGTGATGTCGCTGTCACCTTTAAGCGTTCACAAGCCTTGTCGG GAGCCGTGCAAGGATGCCGCCGCCGGCACTCTTCCCCGTCGACGGAGTTTGCACCGCAGTAGCGGCAGACTAAAGGATCGGCCTCTTTCGGCCCAGG GCCTGGTGAGGACGCTCCCGGGCAGCGGGCGTCCTCCGGAAGGGTACGCCTCCCCCCTGGCCTCTCCTCCGCCCCACAACGGCCACGTGGCGACGCAGCGAGCCGACAGCGGCTGCGAGCCTTGCGACGGCACGGCAAGCTCTCGTGCCGCCAG TCCGTGTCTGACGGATCTGGTGGAGATGGAGCGCAAGTTGCGGGAAGCCAAAGCACAACGGGAGAGGCTGCTTAAAGAGAGa GAGGAGCGAAGACAGCGGGAGGTCAACTCGCCCAGACCCCAACCAGCAGAAGCAGACAGCCCGCACAGGCCAGAACCAGAACCACAGGAGAAGCAAATCAGATCTCAGCTGAACTCTCCCGAG CGGCTGCCTCTGTCCCTGTCCCCGGACTTTGACCTGCGCGCCCACGTGGAGTCTTTGGGTCACGGGGTGTCGGCCTGCAACGACCTGCGCCTGACGTCTCGCCGCTGCGCCGGCTTCCTCACCAAGCGAGGCGGCCGCGTCAAGACTTGGAAGAAGAGGTGGTTCCTCTTCGACGTGGACCACCGGAGGCTGGCCTACTACACGG ATTGTGACGAGAGGAAGCTGAAGGGCGTCATCTACTTCCAGGCCGTGGAGGAGGTTTACTACGACCACCTGCGCACGGCCGCCTCG GCGCCTCGGCCCAGCCTGACGTTCTGCGTCAAGACGTACGACCGCCTCTTCTTCCTGGTGGCATCCAACGCCGTCGCCATGAGGATCTGGATGGACGTTATCGTCACGGCCACCGACGAGCACAGCCGCTATTGA